Genomic segment of Panicum virgatum strain AP13 chromosome 9N, P.virgatum_v5, whole genome shotgun sequence:
CTTGTTTGTTTTGTATTTATAAGGACTACTTTAATTAAACACCTTTTTCATCATTTTATCTGCTACTTTATCATGCCCTATTCATTGAGATTCTACACGTTCTTCTCCCCTGACAAATGTTTCATGTTTTCCCCTCAGAATCCATACATGGTCAACGTTATACTTGGTGGTTATGATAAGGATGTTGGTGCTTCCTTGTACTACATCGACTACATTGCAACCTTGCACAAGATTGACAAGGGTGCTTTTGGGTATGGCTCCTACTTCTGTTTGtcgctaatggacaagctgtaCCACCCGGACATGACTGTTGAGGAAGCAGTAGATCTTGTTGACAAGTGCATCAAGGAGATCCGTCTGAGGTTGGTCGTTGCGCCTCAGAACTTTGTAATCAAGATCGTGGATAAGGATGGGGCGAGGGAGTATGCGAGGCGTGAGCTCGTCGGCGACAACGCATCAGCATCAGCGGGAGCTGCAGCAACTACAGTTGCCGCTTGAGGCGTGAACTCGTTGGAGCTCGCATATTGTTAATTGTTTCTCAGCGCTGCTACTATGTAATCACAAGATACTTTGGGGTCCCAGAACTGTTTTTATCAATTTTAGCCCAGACGTGTAACTCTGTTGTTTCTGCACTTTTCATGTCTTCGCCGAGTACAAGGTAGTTTTTCTCCCTTACAATGCTGTGTACCTGTCTGTGCGCTTGTTCTGGTTTCTGAATAAACTGAATCTGTGCCAAGTCCGGTTATACACAACGCATTCACTGAAAAATCTACCATGCTACTTGCCGAACCTTCACTGATGATCACTGCAACCGACGCGCAGTCCCCATGTCTggacgccgcacgccgcggtgAGGCTCAGCTCGCGCGTCCGGTCGA
This window contains:
- the LOC120690885 gene encoding proteasome subunit beta type-2 is translated as MECVLGVVGRDFAVVAADTSAVQSILVHKTDEDKVMVLDSHKLMGASGEPGDRVQFTEYIQKNLHLYQFRNTTPLSTAATANFTRGELATALRKNPYMVNVILGGYDKDVGASLYYIDYIATLHKIDKGAFGYGSYFCLSLMDKLYHPDMTVEEAVDLVDKCIKEIRLRLVVAPQNFVIKIVDKDGAREYARRELVGDNASASAGAAATTVAA